A section of the Pseudanabaena mucicola str. Chao 1806 genome encodes:
- the hrcA gene encoding heat-inducible transcriptional repressor HrcA yields the protein MKTQLTHREQKVLWATIDHYIQTAEPVGSKALVSEYDFDISPATIRNVMHTLDRSGLLYQPHTSAGRVPSDSGYRVYVDELIDPSSELTYSTHQFMASKSDRLGKSSLDGVLRDVAQILATLSGCIAVITSPNMQTMRIRHLQLVMVDQRKIMAIAVSDTYHTASVTMDLPSETQPEVLEGELNILNNFLNEHLRDKSWTELGSALQWDDLDRQFLQYAVLLQQSLQQLMKLCNRTALGQMFISGLTELLRQPEFSNLQQVQNIVQLLEADRASLMALIVDQSRSAHNSVSISIGSEISIEPIQNCTFISSTYLCDDKPVGTVGVLGPTRLGYTRAIASVQAAALHLTDAISKW from the coding sequence ATGAAAACACAACTTACCCATCGCGAACAAAAAGTTTTGTGGGCAACCATTGATCACTATATTCAAACGGCAGAACCTGTTGGATCAAAGGCGTTAGTCTCAGAGTATGACTTTGACATTAGCCCTGCCACGATCCGTAATGTAATGCATACATTAGATCGCAGTGGTTTGTTATATCAACCCCATACTTCAGCTGGACGTGTACCCTCAGACTCTGGCTATCGCGTTTATGTTGATGAACTGATCGATCCTAGTAGTGAGCTAACTTACAGCACCCATCAGTTTATGGCAAGTAAAAGTGATCGACTTGGTAAGTCTAGCCTTGATGGGGTGCTACGCGATGTTGCCCAAATTTTAGCAACTTTAAGTGGCTGTATCGCTGTGATCACGTCTCCGAATATGCAAACTATGCGAATTCGGCATTTGCAATTAGTCATGGTCGATCAACGCAAAATTATGGCGATCGCTGTTAGCGATACTTACCACACTGCCTCGGTGACGATGGACTTGCCTAGCGAAACTCAACCTGAAGTTTTAGAAGGTGAACTAAATATTCTCAATAATTTTTTAAATGAACATTTACGAGATAAAAGCTGGACAGAACTTGGTAGTGCACTGCAATGGGATGATCTAGATCGGCAGTTTCTGCAATATGCGGTGTTATTACAGCAGTCTTTGCAGCAGTTGATGAAACTCTGTAATCGCACAGCTTTAGGGCAAATGTTTATTAGTGGCTTAACAGAACTATTACGTCAGCCCGAGTTTTCTAATCTACAACAGGTTCAGAATATTGTGCAACTTCTCGAAGCTGATCGCGCTTCCCTAATGGCGTTAATTGTTGATCAATCACGATCTGCACATAATTCCGTGAGTATCTCCATCGGTTCAGAAATTTCCATCGAGCCAATCCAAAACTGTACTTTTATTTCCAGTACCTATCTCTGTGATGATAAGCCCGTTGGCACAGTCGGTGTTTTAGGTCCCACTCGTTTAGGCTATACCAGAGCGATCGCCTCAGTACAGGCGGCTGCTCTACATCTAACTGATGCAATTAGTAAATGGTAG
- a CDS encoding BolA family protein, whose amino-acid sequence MISHNYIAELIRTALPNAKVQVEDPNHDGQHFTAIVVADQFEGLSMIKQHKLVYGAIQEHLDTGAIHALQLKTYSISQWEKMQVQVL is encoded by the coding sequence ATGATTTCTCACAACTACATTGCTGAATTAATTCGTACTGCTTTACCTAATGCCAAAGTTCAGGTTGAAGATCCTAATCATGATGGTCAACACTTTACGGCGATCGTTGTTGCTGATCAGTTTGAAGGTTTATCGATGATTAAGCAACACAAATTAGTGTATGGTGCAATTCAAGAACATCTCGATACTGGCGCAATCCATGCCTTACAACTAAAAACTTATAGCATTTCTCAATGGGAAAAGATGCAGGTTCAAGTTCTTTAA
- the xth gene encoding exodeoxyribonuclease III, whose translation MKIATWNVNSVRIRINHVCDWLQANSDVDLLCLQETKVIDEDFPHQPFIDLGYQTYIYGQKSYNGVAIISRSPLENIQTGFASVLGEIAEPSLDEQKRLIAAKFGDIQIVNMYVPNGSEVDSEKYAYKLCWLKLLKEYLQTLLSENANILICGDFNVAIADIDIYDPKGRENKVMSTDIEREALTEVLNLGFKDVFRKFKADSGYYSWWDYRSGGFSRNRGWRIDYQFLTESLYDRATACEIDVEPRKLTQPSDHTPVIVTID comes from the coding sequence ATGAAAATCGCAACTTGGAATGTCAACTCAGTGCGTATAAGGATTAATCATGTTTGTGATTGGTTACAAGCAAATTCTGATGTTGATCTGTTGTGTTTACAAGAGACCAAGGTCATTGATGAGGACTTTCCCCATCAGCCCTTTATTGATTTAGGCTATCAAACCTATATTTATGGACAGAAGTCTTATAACGGGGTAGCCATAATTTCGCGATCGCCTCTAGAAAATATTCAAACTGGCTTTGCATCGGTATTGGGAGAAATTGCTGAGCCTAGCCTAGATGAACAAAAACGTTTGATTGCGGCTAAGTTTGGCGATATCCAAATTGTGAATATGTATGTCCCTAACGGCTCGGAAGTCGATAGTGAGAAATATGCGTACAAGTTGTGCTGGCTGAAGCTCTTAAAGGAATATTTACAAACATTGCTCAGCGAAAATGCCAATATCCTGATTTGCGGCGATTTTAATGTGGCGATCGCTGACATCGACATTTATGATCCCAAAGGACGTGAAAATAAGGTAATGTCTACGGATATTGAGCGAGAGGCTCTAACGGAAGTCTTGAATTTGGGATTTAAGGATGTATTTCGGAAGTTTAAAGCAGATAGTGGGTACTATAGCTGGTGGGATTATCGTTCAGGAGGTTTCTCGCGCAATCGTGGCTGGCGAATTGATTATCAATTTTTGACGGAATCTCTTTATGACAGGGCGACTGCTTGTGAAATCGATGTCGAGCCACGGAAACTGACTCAACCAAGCGATCATACTCCCGTCATTGTGACTATTGATTAA
- a CDS encoding pentapeptide repeat-containing protein, with the protein MKYRIYSVIALLIILLLFPLPAIAANPSHIVKLQTTKICQVCDLTGAYLPVSNLDYTYILSSNLSRANLIGSNITFSNLSRANLSGANLSYVNFKHTKLLLSDFTNAIFDKTDLTEADLTSATISESQLAKAKLCKTVLPDGLVSNRDC; encoded by the coding sequence ATGAAATATCGCATCTATTCGGTGATCGCGCTACTTATCATTTTGCTTTTGTTTCCCTTACCAGCAATAGCCGCCAACCCTAGCCATATTGTTAAGTTACAAACTACAAAAATCTGCCAAGTTTGTGATTTAACTGGGGCATATTTACCTGTTAGCAATCTAGACTATACATATATATTATCTTCTAATTTGAGTAGAGCTAATTTAATCGGCTCTAACATTACTTTCTCAAATCTGAGTCGCGCTAATCTGAGTGGAGCGAATCTCAGCTATGTTAATTTCAAGCATACGAAATTGTTACTCAGTGATTTTACCAATGCAATTTTTGATAAAACCGATTTGACCGAAGCCGATCTCACTAGTGCAACTATATCCGAATCGCAACTTGCCAAAGCCAAGCTATGTAAAACAGTTTTGCCCGATGGATTAGTTTCCAATCGTGATTGTTAA
- a CDS encoding UbiD family decarboxylase encodes MTRDLRSFLKLLEERQQLHRVKAPVDSQLEIAEISNRLLQSGGPALLFENVKGYNVPVAVNLLGTVERVCWAMGMKEQLELEVLGEKLGKLQSPKPPKKISQAIEFGKILFDVVKSRPQKLLFGNAPCQEVVLQGDEVDLDQIPILKPYPKDGGRAVTLALVITKDVENGIPNVGVYRLQQQSKNTMTVQWLSVRGGARHLRKATEAGKKLEIAIAIGVDPVLIMAAATPIPIDLSEWIFAGLYGNEGVQLTKCKTIDLEVPALAEYVLEGTITPHEVGTDGPFGDHMGYYGGINDQAPLIRFHCMTHRKDPIYLTTFSGLPPKEEAMMAIALNRIYTPILRQQVSEITDFFLPMEALSYKAAIISIKKAYPGQARRAALAFWSALPQFTYTKFVIVVDHTINIRDPRLVVWALSSKVDPTRDVFILPDNPFDSLDFACEKEGLGGRMGIDATTKIYPETDRDWGDPLESDPTVADMVTRRWAEYGLADIKLDGADPNLFGYNIRTYAN; translated from the coding sequence ATGACCCGTGACCTACGATCATTTCTCAAATTGCTCGAAGAGCGCCAACAACTACATCGTGTCAAAGCCCCTGTTGATTCTCAGTTAGAGATTGCCGAGATTAGCAATCGTCTCTTACAATCAGGTGGTCCTGCGCTGCTATTTGAGAATGTCAAGGGTTATAACGTACCAGTTGCCGTAAATTTGTTGGGTACAGTCGAGCGTGTTTGCTGGGCAATGGGGATGAAAGAACAACTGGAATTAGAAGTTCTAGGTGAGAAATTAGGCAAATTACAAAGCCCGAAACCACCGAAAAAAATTTCACAGGCGATCGAGTTTGGGAAGATTCTCTTTGATGTAGTCAAATCCCGTCCCCAGAAGTTACTTTTTGGGAATGCTCCTTGTCAAGAAGTGGTATTGCAAGGCGATGAAGTGGATCTTGATCAGATCCCCATTCTCAAACCCTATCCTAAGGATGGTGGTCGTGCAGTGACACTGGCGCTAGTCATTACTAAAGATGTGGAAAACGGAATTCCGAACGTGGGGGTTTACCGTTTGCAGCAGCAGTCCAAAAATACGATGACGGTGCAGTGGCTGTCTGTGCGTGGTGGTGCGAGGCATTTACGCAAGGCGACAGAGGCGGGTAAGAAACTGGAAATTGCGATCGCGATCGGTGTTGATCCTGTCTTAATCATGGCAGCCGCAACACCAATTCCTATAGATTTATCAGAATGGATTTTTGCAGGACTTTATGGCAATGAAGGTGTGCAGCTTACTAAATGCAAAACTATCGATTTAGAAGTGCCAGCTTTGGCCGAATATGTTTTGGAAGGAACGATTACCCCCCATGAAGTGGGAACCGATGGACCTTTTGGCGATCACATGGGTTATTACGGCGGTATCAATGATCAAGCGCCTCTGATTCGCTTTCATTGCATGACCCATCGCAAAGATCCCATCTATCTCACCACCTTTAGTGGCTTACCTCCCAAGGAAGAGGCAATGATGGCGATCGCCCTAAATCGCATCTATACACCCATCCTCCGCCAACAAGTTTCGGAAATTACCGATTTCTTTTTGCCAATGGAAGCCTTGTCCTATAAAGCCGCGATTATTTCCATCAAAAAAGCTTACCCTGGACAGGCAAGACGTGCTGCCCTTGCCTTTTGGAGTGCTTTGCCTCAGTTTACTTATACCAAATTTGTGATTGTTGTAGATCATACGATTAATATTCGCGATCCACGTTTAGTGGTTTGGGCGCTGAGTTCCAAGGTTGACCCTACTCGTGATGTGTTTATCCTGCCCGACAATCCCTTTGATTCCCTCGACTTTGCCTGTGAGAAGGAAGGGCTAGGCGGGCGGATGGGCATTGATGCTACAACGAAAATCTATCCTGAAACCGATCGCGATTGGGGTGATCCTTTGGAGAGTGATCCTACTGTGGCGGATATGGTGACAAGACGTTGGGCTGAATATGGATTAGCGGATATTAAGCTTGATGGAGCTGATCCTAATTTATTTGGTTACAACATTAGGACTTACGCAAATTGA
- a CDS encoding DUF309 domain-containing protein, with the protein MLEADTVDPLFAEAIFQFNNGDYYACHDTLEAIWNDAWQSDRAFYQGILQIAVGLYHLQNRNWYGATILLGEGTSRLPAYLPDYQSIDVEMLLEDSLAILRSVQLSGKEGIGDVLASMEQGDLKIPKI; encoded by the coding sequence ATGCTTGAAGCAGACACCGTCGATCCTTTATTTGCTGAAGCGATCTTCCAGTTTAATAATGGGGATTATTACGCCTGTCACGATACCTTAGAGGCGATTTGGAATGATGCTTGGCAAAGTGATCGGGCTTTTTATCAAGGGATTTTACAAATTGCTGTCGGTCTGTATCACCTCCAAAATCGCAATTGGTATGGAGCGACAATTCTCTTAGGAGAAGGTACAAGTCGCTTACCTGCATATCTTCCAGATTATCAATCGATAGATGTCGAGATGTTACTGGAAGATAGTTTAGCAATCTTACGATCTGTGCAGTTAAGTGGTAAAGAAGGAATTGGTGATGTTTTAGCAAGCATGGAGCAAGGCGATCTGAAAATCCCTAAAATCTAA
- a CDS encoding glutathione S-transferase family protein, protein MLLLQFSTSHYCRKARLALGYKQIPYQVENLTPGLHIFRVKPLSGRNTVPVLLPQQKKCPAVVADSTEIIRFLEVYQSNPPLYFEDDLLQQEALRLEDYFDESIGTATRFVYYQFRAHEGKYIDPSWMSQIVIAIVRSQYGINAGSAKLAAQRIDEAIALLSKFWQDGYLVGDRFSVADLAAAALLSPLGLIPAYRLDYPWLFERISEIHQLCHEPLPKNWEAGLRQVQRDV, encoded by the coding sequence ATGCTCTTATTACAGTTTAGTACTTCACACTACTGCCGCAAAGCTAGGCTTGCGCTTGGCTATAAACAAATTCCCTATCAAGTCGAAAATCTGACTCCGGGGTTACATATTTTCAGGGTTAAGCCATTGTCAGGCAGGAATACTGTACCCGTTTTACTGCCTCAACAAAAAAAATGTCCTGCTGTAGTTGCGGATTCTACCGAAATTATTCGCTTTCTCGAAGTTTATCAGTCCAATCCCCCACTTTATTTTGAAGATGATTTGCTACAACAAGAAGCATTACGATTGGAAGATTATTTTGATGAATCCATTGGTACGGCGACAAGGTTTGTGTATTACCAATTTCGTGCTCATGAAGGTAAGTATATTGATCCTTCGTGGATGAGTCAGATTGTAATTGCCATCGTCAGATCGCAATATGGCATTAATGCAGGCTCAGCAAAATTGGCGGCACAAAGAATCGATGAAGCGATCGCTTTATTAAGTAAATTTTGGCAAGATGGTTATTTAGTAGGTGATCGCTTTAGTGTCGCGGACTTAGCAGCCGCAGCATTATTGTCTCCCTTAGGCTTAATTCCTGCTTATCGTCTTGACTATCCTTGGCTATTTGAACGCATCTCTGAAATTCATCAGCTTTGTCACGAACCTTTACCGAAAAACTGGGAAGCTGGGCTTAGACAAGTCCAAAGGGATGTTTGA
- a CDS encoding extracellular solute-binding protein, which yields MDRRKFLVLGGAAIASISGCQLVNSFDQRDRLKITGLLGAIPSKVINQFETASQLNIEFKAENLPSKLWQELQNYPNSPDKAPHLTSLGDAWLDLAITQSLIKPIAPNLLAQIPQWQKLSPIWQKSVTRNNQVWGIPYRWGAAAIAYRSDKLKFEITQWADLWRSELKLKLTLPDDAREVIGLVLKKIGQSYQQENLAENQEIFARLTQELKSLHSQVLTYTSDNYLQSLLADDSLVAVGWTSDMYKAQRQNPNLKVVIPQEGTSLWSDMWVMPTGDAPVSAAAWMNFCLTPAIAAQVTALTDAVSPSSELDQVPASVKADPIKFFPQEVLAKSEILTPLSQPTIQQYKNLWTKMRSAI from the coding sequence ATGGATAGACGTAAGTTTCTAGTTTTAGGTGGTGCAGCGATCGCCTCCATTAGTGGATGTCAATTAGTGAATTCTTTTGATCAACGCGATCGCCTAAAAATTACAGGACTACTGGGGGCAATTCCAAGCAAGGTAATTAACCAATTTGAAACTGCATCGCAACTCAATATAGAGTTCAAAGCTGAGAATTTACCATCGAAACTTTGGCAAGAGTTACAAAACTATCCAAATTCTCCAGATAAAGCTCCACATCTGACGAGCCTTGGTGATGCTTGGTTAGATCTAGCGATCACACAGTCATTAATAAAGCCAATTGCTCCTAACTTATTAGCCCAAATTCCCCAATGGCAGAAACTTAGCCCCATTTGGCAAAAAAGTGTAACTCGTAACAATCAAGTATGGGGCATTCCCTATCGTTGGGGCGCAGCAGCGATCGCTTATCGTAGCGACAAACTCAAATTTGAGATTACGCAATGGGCTGACCTTTGGCGATCAGAACTGAAGCTGAAATTGACCTTACCCGATGATGCTCGTGAAGTGATTGGGCTTGTCTTAAAAAAAATTGGTCAATCCTATCAGCAGGAAAACTTAGCAGAAAATCAGGAAATCTTTGCTAGGTTGACCCAAGAACTTAAAAGTCTCCATTCGCAAGTTTTAACCTATACGTCCGATAACTACTTACAGTCTCTATTAGCGGATGATTCTTTAGTGGCAGTCGGTTGGACGAGCGATATGTATAAAGCACAACGCCAAAACCCTAACCTAAAAGTAGTAATTCCACAAGAAGGAACATCACTATGGAGCGATATGTGGGTAATGCCAACGGGAGATGCGCCAGTCTCAGCCGCCGCATGGATGAATTTTTGCCTGACCCCTGCGATCGCGGCTCAAGTTACTGCTTTAACCGATGCCGTCAGTCCCTCTAGTGAACTTGATCAAGTGCCTGCGAGTGTCAAAGCTGATCCTATCAAATTTTTCCCGCAAGAGGTGCTAGCGAAGAGTGAAATACTCACGCCATTGTCGCAGCCTACAATCCAGCAATACAAAAACCTGTGGACAAAAATGCGATCTGCGATCTAG
- a CDS encoding late competence development ComFB family protein has product MQSCKNAIEALVIKEIDFQISHLPQYRRDQINVSEIAAYALNRLPPMYATSKSGWMRQRQKAAIEMRSQIESAVRRGLNSIKPDALRDSRPLPSQEDTNHARSLAELQHILGAENASWLDIPSALENALITIKLKSLVNNTHMELGKRDVNAGTDDNVVDRKLPEISWKGRQTRNATSLDQDTQKAKDFQTYMVDVNYRFSNVLEKLVLSLAYHQIQKLHPAIAETVDLGEVTAYVLNRLPTMYATTEKGYQELRFRARDVYGKEVVEILNEAITICVETPKLHKSPLPLARFEAELEEALEQMRWILQRDDIDWRNAPFIVEECLQKAVINKLQWRKRKDHNKDN; this is encoded by the coding sequence ATGCAAAGTTGCAAGAATGCCATTGAAGCATTGGTGATTAAGGAAATCGATTTTCAAATTTCGCACCTACCACAATATCGACGAGACCAGATTAATGTCAGCGAAATTGCAGCATATGCACTCAATCGACTACCTCCAATGTATGCAACATCCAAATCAGGATGGATGCGACAACGCCAAAAAGCCGCGATAGAAATGCGCTCACAGATAGAGTCAGCCGTGCGTCGCGGTCTGAATAGCATTAAGCCTGATGCTTTGCGAGATTCCCGACCTTTACCATCCCAAGAAGATACCAATCATGCCAGATCTCTTGCCGAACTCCAACACATTTTAGGAGCTGAAAATGCTTCTTGGTTAGATATTCCCTCAGCATTGGAAAATGCTTTGATTACGATCAAGCTCAAGAGCTTAGTTAATAATACTCATATGGAGTTGGGTAAGCGTGATGTGAACGCAGGCACAGATGACAACGTTGTTGATCGAAAACTTCCTGAAATTTCTTGGAAAGGCAGACAGACAAGAAACGCAACAAGTTTGGATCAAGATACTCAAAAGGCAAAAGATTTCCAAACATATATGGTGGACGTTAATTATCGGTTCAGTAATGTTTTAGAAAAGCTAGTCCTTTCCCTTGCCTATCATCAAATTCAAAAGCTACATCCTGCGATCGCGGAAACGGTTGATTTAGGTGAAGTCACTGCCTATGTATTAAATCGACTCCCCACGATGTATGCCACTACAGAGAAGGGATATCAAGAATTACGATTTCGGGCAAGGGATGTTTACGGTAAAGAAGTAGTTGAAATCCTCAATGAGGCAATCACTATCTGTGTCGAGACCCCAAAATTACACAAATCGCCATTGCCTCTCGCACGTTTTGAAGCAGAGCTAGAGGAAGCCCTAGAGCAAATGCGATGGATTCTACAACGTGATGATATTGATTGGCGCAATGCTCCGTTTATCGTTGAGGAATGTTTACAAAAAGCTGTGATTAATAAGCTTCAATGGCGCAAACGCAAAGACCATAATAAAGATAATTAG
- a CDS encoding DUF3493 domain-containing protein: protein MSKLNPQQYEKLRRETKSPYRGLRIFIYIAFAGSGLIGAIVFLAKLIAGNGELEANLGNLMLQIGVLALMIWLYRIDRSK, encoded by the coding sequence ATGTCAAAGCTCAATCCCCAACAATACGAAAAGCTCAGGCGTGAAACTAAATCACCTTACCGTGGTCTACGCATATTTATATACATTGCTTTTGCAGGCTCTGGACTAATTGGTGCAATTGTTTTTTTAGCAAAGTTGATTGCAGGCAATGGAGAGCTAGAAGCCAATTTAGGAAACCTTATGCTCCAAATTGGTGTCCTAGCTTTAATGATATGGCTCTATCGAATTGATCGCAGTAAATAG
- the pgl gene encoding 6-phosphogluconolactonase: MARQVEIWNDRAEIANRALMLCQIAYDQAITKGERFTIVAAGGSTPKVLYELLACKEWDWSKVHVFWGDERYVPVTDPQSNEGMTRQAWLDRVVIPAANIHGIPTDKDDPSIAAAQYEQHIQEFFGVSAGELPQFDLVLLGMGDDGHTASLFPHTPALKVGDRLVTVGSKDGQPRITLTVPLINRAKEIIFMIEGAAKAKALKAVLAPNGDANQYPSRLITGNTIWLCDRTAMNQKQP; encoded by the coding sequence ATGGCTAGGCAAGTAGAAATTTGGAATGATCGCGCAGAAATTGCCAATCGAGCATTAATGCTATGTCAAATCGCCTATGATCAGGCAATCACTAAGGGTGAAAGATTTACCATTGTCGCCGCAGGTGGTAGTACCCCTAAGGTTTTATATGAACTCTTAGCCTGTAAGGAATGGGATTGGTCAAAGGTACATGTTTTTTGGGGGGATGAGCGCTATGTCCCTGTCACAGATCCCCAAAGCAATGAGGGCATGACCCGCCAAGCATGGCTCGATCGCGTAGTTATCCCTGCGGCAAATATTCACGGGATACCGACGGACAAAGATGATCCTTCGATCGCTGCTGCCCAATACGAGCAACATATTCAAGAATTTTTTGGAGTGAGTGCAGGTGAGCTTCCTCAATTTGATTTGGTTTTACTAGGAATGGGTGACGATGGACATACTGCTTCGTTATTTCCCCACACCCCAGCACTGAAGGTTGGCGATCGCCTTGTCACAGTTGGCTCAAAAGATGGGCAGCCAAGGATCACCTTGACAGTACCGCTCATTAATCGGGCTAAAGAAATTATTTTTATGATTGAGGGAGCAGCTAAAGCTAAAGCTCTCAAGGCTGTGCTAGCACCTAATGGTGATGCCAATCAATATCCTTCACGTTTAATCACTGGTAACACGATTTGGCTATGCGATCGGACTGCTATGAATCAAAAACAACCATAA